Part of the Cryptosporangium arvum DSM 44712 genome, CCCAGGCTCGCCCGTCGTGCCAGGCTCCGTGGACCAGCAGGTAGGTGCTCATTGCGATAACCTCGGGAACTAAGCGGGACGTTGTCCCGGTTGAAGATACGGGACAGTGTCCCGTTTAACCAGGGGGGCCCGTGAAGCCGAAGCGCGCCGACGCCCAGCGGAACGAGAACGCGCTGCTCAGCGCGGCCGCCGCGGTGTTCGTACGGTCCGGGGTGGAGGCGCCGATCCGGGAGATCGCGGCCGAGGCCGGGGTCGGCACGGCGACGATCTACCGGCACTTCCCCACCCGCGCCGACCTCATCGTCGCCGTCTACCGGCACCAGGTGGAGGCGCTCGCCGAGTCCGGCCCGGTCCGGCTCGAGACCGCCCCGACGCCGTACGCGGCGCTCCAGGGCTGGTTCGGCGAGTTCGTCGGTTTCGTGATCACGAAGCAGGGGCTCGCGGCCGTGCTGCAGTCCGACGACCCCTGTTACGACCCGCTGCACGCGTACTTCCTCGAGCGGCTCGAGCCGGTCTGCACGCGGTTGCTGACCGCGGCGGCGTCGTCCGGGGAGATCCGGTCCGGCCAGGACGCGCAGGAACTGATGCGCGGCGTCGGCGGCCTCTGTGCCGGGGCCGGCACCACCCCCCGCTACGACCCCCGCCGGATGGTGGAGCTCCTGATCAGCGGCTTGCGTCAGCCGGACTGAGCCCGGAAACGACCCGGTGGGACGCCGTAGCGGCGGCGGAACGCGGCGGCGAAGCCGAACTCGGTCGCGTAGCCCACCCGGCGGGCGATGCCGGCCAGCGGCGTGCCGGTCTGGCGCAGCAGCCGCGCACCGGTGCTGAGCCGCCAGTCGGTCAGGTACGCCATCGGCGACGTCCCCACCGCCGCGGCGAACCGGCGCGCGAACGAGGTGCGTGACATCCCCGCGACCTCGCTGAGCTCACGCACGGTCCACGGGTGCTCCGGCCGCTCGTGGATCCCGTGCAGCGCCTCGGCGATACCGGGCTCGACCGCCAGCGGCACCCCCTGTTCCTGCAGATGGCGCAACGCGTACACGATCAACAGGTCGACGAGCGCCGCCCGCCCGGCCTCGGGCCCGCGAGCCTCGTACTCCGCGACCAGCATGTCCACCAGCGTCCGCAGCCCGGGGTTGCCGTCGTAGTCCGGGCTCAGCGCGACCACCCCCGGCAGCTGACGCAGCAGCGCGGGTGGCCGCCCTTCGAGCGCGTAGGTCCCGCAGAGGAACTCGAAGTCCGCGGTACCCGCCGGCTCCGGCCGGTGGTCGAACGCGAACGGGGGCAACTCGTCGAGCCGGTGCGGC contains:
- a CDS encoding TetR/AcrR family transcriptional regulator, producing MKPKRADAQRNENALLSAAAAVFVRSGVEAPIREIAAEAGVGTATIYRHFPTRADLIVAVYRHQVEALAESGPVRLETAPTPYAALQGWFGEFVGFVITKQGLAAVLQSDDPCYDPLHAYFLERLEPVCTRLLTAAASSGEIRSGQDAQELMRGVGGLCAGAGTTPRYDPRRMVELLISGLRQPD
- a CDS encoding AraC family transcriptional regulator is translated as MDMITAAIDSVRSGRARARRITGSGAWKVRFPPIATLGFHVLLRGESWLIPADEDPVALRPGDMIFTAALTEHGLAHAPHRLDELPPFAFDHRPEPAGTADFEFLCGTYALEGRPPALLRQLPGVVALSPDYDGNPGLRTLVDMLVAEYEARGPEAGRAALVDLLIVYALRHLQEQGVPLAVEPGIAEALHGIHERPEHPWTVRELSEVAGMSRTSFARRFAAAVGTSPMAYLTDWRLSTGARLLRQTGTPLAGIARRVGYATEFGFAAAFRRRYGVPPGRFRAQSG